CAGGGGCAATGTATAACTCCTTAATTTTTTACAGGATAAATTGCAGCCGCTCATTATTTTAAGTCGAGAAGGTTCGGCAAAAAATGAGAATTCCGGCAACCGTATACAGAATACAGTACATCGCTTCTTTGATAAATACTACATAAGATAAGACTTTAGACCTGATTATTGATACCTATAATATTTAATCTCTTCGCTACTGTGTAGCTAATTGAAAAAGTACTAGGGATGTTTAACGTTTTAATCGCAGCGTCTATTCATATACTGTTTTAGGGCTACTAAGCAGTGTATATGTAAAGTCTCTGCAAATACATTTCTATTTGGCTAGCGATCGCACTATGGAGCAGTTCAAACTCGGCTCAGTTAGTAACACGCCTCAAAATCTAATCTCAAATGGATTTGCTGCGATCGTGCTGGGAATGGCTTTACTCGGAATTGCGTTTGCTTCGATTTTAACGGTTGTTACTCAGGATGAAATTGGACCAAATGCAACAACTTTTAATCGTTTGGGCATCGCGGCGATCACATTTGCAGGATGGAATGGATTCAGGTTTCTTGGTCAAATTCACGCACATTCTGTATCGGCGCTGGTTTATACCTGGCGTGATCGCAGTTTACTCGCAATAGCGGGAACGAGTTTCGCCGCTTCACTCACGTTATGGGCATGGTCATTAACGCAAACGAGTATTGCTAACTCTACATTACTGAATAATATGATGCCAATCTTTACAACTTTAGGTGCGTGGCTCGTACTTGGTCAAAAATTTTCAGCTAGATTCGTCTTAGGAATGGCGATCGCTGTGTGTGGCGCGATCGCGATTGGAATTGAAGATTTTCAAGGCGCAAATAGTAACCTTTTCGGAGATAGTGCGGCGTTAGGCGCAGCGATGTTAGCAGCAGTGTGTCTTTTGAGTTTAGAGCAACTCCGCCTTAAATTTGCAACACCGACAATTATGCAATGGACGTGTTTAATCGGGAGTTTGGGTGTATTTCCCGTTATCTTACTGACGCAAGAGCCATTGTTTCCTACGTCTGGGGTTGGTTGGTGTACAGTTATTTCTTTAGCGATTGTCTGCCAAGTTGTCGGTCAAGGATTACTAACGTATAGCTTGGCAAAATTTTCCTCTGGGTTAGTTGCTGTTTCGATGCTGGCGATTCCGGCGATCGCTGCTGTACTCGCGCTGATTATTTTTGCCGAAAAGTTGAGTATTTTGAATTTATGCGCGTTTGCGGTTGTTCTGGCAGGCGTTTACTTAGCCATATCCGCACGGAGCAATTAGCATTGGTGTTGCCTGAGTCATGGGGAATAGAGACTCTTTCCAATGACCAAAGACCAGTTACCGCCGTTCCTTCTTTAGAGACCTCTTTAGGCGTGCGGCGGCTTCGCCAATTACCAGCCCTTAAGTTTATGTTTATTTTTACCCACTTACTTAGCGATAACAAGTGCTAGAGTATTCAGCTTTACTGTATACAGAATACAATACGTGCAATGCTAGGAAATAGGACGTTACCTTTAGAAATTTTGGCATGACGACAAACGTAACTAATGGTGTTATGTGCATTAGGAACACTGACAACAGAGTTTGCTGTTTTGCTGAATAGGATTGCGATCGCTTCGTTTCAATTTTTCTCGCGCCTTCTTGAAGGCGAGAAACTATCTTTTACTCGACACAATAAGTAATTTCAAAGAGGGTTTTATGACTGTTGCATTAATACCTGTCGTGAATGGCGATCGCTTGAATCGAAATATTTCGCAGTTAGCTGAAATTGGCAAACTCCCAGGAGGAGGCGTAAGCCGCGTAGCGTTTACAGCTGAAGATATACTCGCGCGACAACTTGTACAATCGTGGATGATTGAAGCTGGAATGACGGTACAGATTGATGCCGCAGGAAATATTATCGGTACTTATGCAGGAAGACAAGAAAATGCAGGGACGCTCGCTACGGGTTCGCATATTGATACTGTTCCTGTAGCGGGGAAGTTTGATGGCGTTCTTGGCGTTTTAGCAGGAATTGAAGTTGTACACGTCCTTCAAGAAAATAATATTCGCCTGCGACACCCAATCGAGGTGATAGTGTTTACTGACGAAGAAAACAGCGTTCTTGGTTGCAAAGCAATGGCGGGGACTGCGGTTCTCGATCCTGAATGTTATCGTCGCAATGATGGTACGCCAATTGAAGCTTGTTTAGCACGAATTGGTGGTGATTGGTCGCAATTGGCAACTGCAAAGCGCCAGCCAGGTGAAATTGCGGCGTTTGTAGAATTACACGTCGAGCAAGGTGGTGTTTTAGAAAGTACAGGAGATGATGTTGGGGTTGTCATTGGCATTGTCGGACAGTATCGTCACCATGTCACTGTTACCGGGCGTCCGAACCATGCGGGAACAACGCCGATGAATATGCGTAAAGATGCTTTAGTTGCTGCATCGCAAATTGTCTTAGCTGTCAACAAGTTAGCAACCGCAACTCCAGGAGAACAGGTAGCAACAGTAGGTTACTTTAGTGTTTCTCCAAACGCAGCTAATATTGTACCGGCGAGGGTAGACTTGAAAATTGACTTGCGCGATATGTCCCAGACTCATTTAGAAGATATGGTAGCGCAGATCAAAAATCAGCTTGTAGACATTGCGGCTGCAACGCAAACAGAAATCGAAATGACGCAGATGCTGCACGTTTTACCAACATTAGCTGCACCAGATATTCAAGCGGCGATCGCGCAAATTTGTCAGCATTTGGGCTTAAGCTATACCTACTTACCAAGTCGCGCGGGACACGATGCGCAAGAAATTGGTCGATTTGCGGATATGGGAATGATTTTTGTCCCTAGTCGCGCTGGAATTAGCCACGCTGAGGATGAATATACTTCGCCAGAACACTGCACGCAAGGCGCGAATGTCCTTTTGCAAACTTTCTTAAAGCTGGATGAAATTTATTGAGAAGTTAGCAGGCGTTTTGCCTAGTGATATTACATCCAGTTAAAAACCATCCTGAAGGTAGCAGGTATTTAATGGTGGTATAAGTAGCACTCCTGATTCATAATTAAGTGCTACTTTATAAAAGTATCAATGCATAGCGCAAAGCTGCACAACTTAACTTCTAAGCTAATATGCTTAGTTGAAACAAAAGCGATACACCCCTACAAATTGTCTTCTTTTTTAGAAGATTAACAAATAATGTTTGAATAAGTGTATTATTACTCTATGGTCATTAAGCTACTTAATACTTGATGACTATTTAAATAAACTAGTTTTTATTATTGGGATTTCCTCCTGAATGAAATTGCTTGTTTAACTATAGCTTGTAAGTTTTGACTCTATGTTCTGTGTTCTGTAAGATTTGCAAGTAACATCATTTTCCTTGAAGAGTCAAGTTTTTGATTGCTGATTTCCTGAAGAAAACATAATTTTTCAGTAACAACAATCCAGAATACAAAGAACGTCTGCGATAGCGATTAGCTCTGTAACAAAACGTCATGTATCGCGCGATTTGTAAACTTAATTACATACAATTTATTCTGTAGCCAAAAGTTCATTGTATAAGTTTACACATAATCAAGGCTTGAGTTATGTAAATCAGCAAGCAAGCCGATTTGCGTAAACTTGCTTGTAGTGGAGAGTTTGCAGTTAATTGCTGTCCTTGATAACAAGAAGCGCAAGAATCAGCAACTCGCTACTAACTTCTAGTCAAGGAAGTCTTGTAAATTATTAAGAGTATTGGCAACAGCTAGCGAGCTAAAGCCGATCGCAGGTTGAAGCGAAGGTGGGAAATATGTCGATAACCTCTGAAACTTCTATAGTCGGGCTGATTGTATTAGCAGCTTTTATGATATTGGGCTGGGGCTTTTATCGCGCTAGACCGTATGGCAAGCTAGGAATCATTGCCTGGTTACAGTCAGTGGTGTTAATGGCTCCGTGGTTACTGTTTTTTGGTTCATTCGCAGCGGGAATTTATATAAATATAGTGGGAATATTGTTTTTGTTAGTCGCTTCAGCCGCAGTGTATATTTTTCTGGGAAGACAACTGCGGGCGGCTGGTCAAGATGCGATTTTGCGATCGCGCGCAACCGAACGCCTTGCGAATGCAACTCAAGCCAACACCCAAACTGAAGAAACGACTTTACCCGCACAGCTACAACCCGAAGTCGTACCGATCGCTGATGCCGACTTAACGGCAATTCGCAGCATTTTTGGCGTTGATACTTTTTTTGCTACCGAAACAATTCCTTATCAAGAGGGAATTATCTTTAGGGGTAATCTGCGCGGAGAACCCGAAGCGGTTTTCCAAAAACTAAATAGCAATCTCCAACAACAATTGGGTGATCGCTATCGTCTGTTTTTAGTCGA
This Chroogloeocystis siderophila 5.2 s.c.1 DNA region includes the following protein-coding sequences:
- a CDS encoding Zn-dependent hydrolase, with the protein product MTVALIPVVNGDRLNRNISQLAEIGKLPGGGVSRVAFTAEDILARQLVQSWMIEAGMTVQIDAAGNIIGTYAGRQENAGTLATGSHIDTVPVAGKFDGVLGVLAGIEVVHVLQENNIRLRHPIEVIVFTDEENSVLGCKAMAGTAVLDPECYRRNDGTPIEACLARIGGDWSQLATAKRQPGEIAAFVELHVEQGGVLESTGDDVGVVIGIVGQYRHHVTVTGRPNHAGTTPMNMRKDALVAASQIVLAVNKLATATPGEQVATVGYFSVSPNAANIVPARVDLKIDLRDMSQTHLEDMVAQIKNQLVDIAAATQTEIEMTQMLHVLPTLAAPDIQAAIAQICQHLGLSYTYLPSRAGHDAQEIGRFADMGMIFVPSRAGISHAEDEYTSPEHCTQGANVLLQTFLKLDEIY
- a CDS encoding DMT family transporter; protein product: MEQFKLGSVSNTPQNLISNGFAAIVLGMALLGIAFASILTVVTQDEIGPNATTFNRLGIAAITFAGWNGFRFLGQIHAHSVSALVYTWRDRSLLAIAGTSFAASLTLWAWSLTQTSIANSTLLNNMMPIFTTLGAWLVLGQKFSARFVLGMAIAVCGAIAIGIEDFQGANSNLFGDSAALGAAMLAAVCLLSLEQLRLKFATPTIMQWTCLIGSLGVFPVILLTQEPLFPTSGVGWCTVISLAIVCQVVGQGLLTYSLAKFSSGLVAVSMLAIPAIAAVLALIIFAEKLSILNLCAFAVVLAGVYLAISARSN